A window of Micromonospora eburnea genomic DNA:
CGGTAGTCACAGTCTGGTGACGTGTAGATAGGTTCATCCGTCGAAGGGGGGTGGCGCCGAGTGTCCACACCAGCCGCCACGACCGGGCCGCTGCGCCGCGTACCGGTGCAGGGTCGAAGTGTCGCGCGGGTCCAGCGGATGCTGGACGCCTGCGCCGAGCTCGTCGACGAGGTGGGGTACGAGGGGTTGACCACCACCCTGCTGGCCGAGCGCGCCGAGGTCGCGATCGGCTCGGTCTATCAGTTCTTTCCGGACAAGCGGGCGATCGTGCAGGCGTTGACCCTGCGTACGCTGGAGTCCTACCTCCAGCGGCTCGACGAGCGGTTCGCCTCCGACGACCTGAGCGACTGGTGGGACGGCGTTGACGCGGCAATCGACGAGTACATCACGATGCACCGCACCGTCCCGGGGTTCCGTACCCTGCACTTCGGCGACGTGGTTGACCTGCACCTGCTCGACGAGCAGCGGGACAACAACGGCGTGATCGCCGACCAGCTCGCCCGGCTGCTCACCGAGCGGTTCGGCCTGGACGGCGTACCCGACTTCCGGTTCCATCTGGAGGTCGCGGTGGAGGCGGCCGACGCCCTGATCAAGCTGGCGTTCCGGCGTCGGCCGGAGGGCGACGAGCGGGTGCAGGTCGAGGCGAGGGCGCTGGTCCGGGAGTACCTGCACCGGCAGCTCGACGCCCGGACGGAGGCGGCCCAGCCGGGCTGAGCCGGACGCGGCCGGCCCAGCGCCGGCGGCGTGACACCGTGCGGCGCCCGGGGGGTGCGGCAGCCGTGCGGGACGGGCAGCGGCGGGTTCCCGAGGTACGCCGGGACCCGCCGTCACCCTTTCCGCCCGGCGGAACGCGTGCCTAGAGGAACGCGTGGCCCTCGCCCCGGTAGCTGGGCGCGGTGCCGACCACCTCGTCGCCGTCGACCAGGTGCAGCTCGTTCACCCGTTCGCACAGCTCGCCGGCCTTGGCATGGCGGAACCAGACCCGGTCGCCGACCCGCAGGGTGGTCGCGGCCGCACCGACGAGGGGGGTCTGCACCTCGCCGGCGCCCTCGGCCCCGAGCAGCTTCAGGCCCGCCGGCAGCCACGGGCGCGGCAGCCGGCTCTCCCCGGCCGCGCCCGAGGCGATCCAGCCGCCGCCGAGCACGGTGGCCAGTCCGGGCGCCGGCCGGCGGACCACGGCGCAGGCGAAGAACGCCGCCGGGGTGGGGCGCCAGGCCCGGTACGCGTCGAACAGCGTCGGCCCGTACAGGCCCGATCCCGCGGTGACCTCGGTGACCGCGGGATCGGCGCTGGTGGCGGCCACGCTGCCGGTGCCGCCGCCGTTGACGAACTCCAGGTCGGCGTGCTCGCGTACCGCGGCGACCGCCGCCGCCCGCCGGTCCAGCAGTTCCCGGTACGAGCGGCGCTGGGCGGCCCGGATCGCCGCGCCGCGTACCTGCTGCCCGGGTGGCGCGTCGCCGAGCCCGGCGATCTGCGCCTCGTACGACATCAGGCCGACCAGCCGGAAGCCCGGCCGGGTGGCGACGGCGGCGGCGAACGTGCCGGCCGCCCGGGCGCTGTGCACCGGGGAGCGGCGGACGCCCAGGTGCACCCGTCCGCCCAGGGGCCGCCAGGAGGCGTCCAGGTCGAGGCAGATCCGCAGCGCCGGCCGGCCCCCGGGCGGGCACACCGCGTCGACCAGGTCGAGCTGGCCGGGATCGTCGACCATCAGGGTCACCGCGGCGGCGAGCGCCGGATCGGCGGCCAGTTCGGCGAGCGCTCCCCGGTTGGCCGTGGGATACGCCACCAGCACGTCGTCGCTGACGCCGGTACGCGCCAGCCAGATCGCCTCGGGCAGGGTGAACGCCATCACGCCCCGCCAGCCGGGTCGGGCCAGCACCCGGCTCAGCAGTTCCCGGGCGCGGACCGACTTGCTGGCGACCCGGAGCGGCTTGCCGGCGGCGCGGCTGACCAGCGCGTCCGCGTTGGCATCGAAGGCGGCGAGATCGACCACGGCGTACGGCGGGTCGAGGTGTGCGGTCGCGCGATCGAGTCGATCGCGAAGTTCGTCAGGATCGGTGGCCACGTCTGCACGCTAACTGTCTGGGGGGTAATGCGAAATACCCTCGCGTCTGTCCGGGCTGCGGTCGATGGTGCCGGCGGCCTAGGCTCGGCAAGCAGGCG
This region includes:
- a CDS encoding TetR/AcrR family transcriptional regulator, yielding MLDACAELVDEVGYEGLTTTLLAERAEVAIGSVYQFFPDKRAIVQALTLRTLESYLQRLDERFASDDLSDWWDGVDAAIDEYITMHRTVPGFRTLHFGDVVDLHLLDEQRDNNGVIADQLARLLTERFGLDGVPDFRFHLEVAVEAADALIKLAFRRRPEGDERVQVEARALVREYLHRQLDARTEAAQPG
- a CDS encoding amino acid deaminase/aldolase, with amino-acid sequence MATDPDELRDRLDRATAHLDPPYAVVDLAAFDANADALVSRAAGKPLRVASKSVRARELLSRVLARPGWRGVMAFTLPEAIWLARTGVSDDVLVAYPTANRGALAELAADPALAAAVTLMVDDPGQLDLVDAVCPPGGRPALRICLDLDASWRPLGGRVHLGVRRSPVHSARAAGTFAAAVATRPGFRLVGLMSYEAQIAGLGDAPPGQQVRGAAIRAAQRRSYRELLDRRAAAVAAVREHADLEFVNGGGTGSVAATSADPAVTEVTAGSGLYGPTLFDAYRAWRPTPAAFFACAVVRRPAPGLATVLGGGWIASGAAGESRLPRPWLPAGLKLLGAEGAGEVQTPLVGAAATTLRVGDRVWFRHAKAGELCERVNELHLVDGDEVVGTAPSYRGEGHAFL